One stretch of Scatophagus argus isolate fScaArg1 chromosome 18, fScaArg1.pri, whole genome shotgun sequence DNA includes these proteins:
- the LOC124049672 gene encoding lethal(3)malignant brain tumor-like protein 4 isoform X1: MKNKVSSSQVSVKKRSWSWQQYLNEQKAEGAPLSLFTQSQSFPTRRTGFKVGMKLEGIDPLHPSMFCVLTVAEVIGYRLRLHIDGYSECYDFWVNADSPDIRPAGWCKDNNHKLYPPKGHSETDFDWPLYLQSTSSHAAPPTLFTSRTANCAFKVGMKLEAVDRKNPGLVCVASVTDVIDDHFLVHFDNWDDTYDYWCDSSSPYIHPVGWCEQQGRPLTAPQGHPNPENFLWEEYLQEVGSIAAPTSAFTLRAAHGFQVNQKLEAVDRRNPMLIRVATVTDTEDYRVKIHYDGWSQQFDVWCDSDLCDLHPVGWCQRTGHPLEPPPGSSPLSSPSQGVCPTPGCRGVGHIKGAKYTGHHSAFGCPYSDINMRKEVVLPDRFGGERVITLVPVTIYHHSNQSDRTSVQVKTEPTDKTLMLPLGKRRLTDRLSQPTKFLRVKREEEEFHVRALSPATAETSLQAALHQSVFLSAMSAQPGRDLSLCWEQHRKLLPGIAGVHADTVQQWSVQQVSDFIESLPGCEEQAKQFRDEQIDGRAFLLLTQRDIVRIMSIKLGPALKIYNSILMFKHAKDRSQSQAPDRNQSDTQDRSQSPAPDGNQSDIQDKKQSYAEDRSQSHTEDTNT; this comes from the exons ATGAAGAACAAAGTCAGCAGCAGTCAAG TAAGTGTGAAGAAACGTTCCTGGTCCTGGCAGCAGTACTTGAATGAACAGAAAGCTGAAGGTGCCCCTCTGTCACTTTTTACACag tcccAGTCTTTTCCCACTAGGAGAACTGGCTTTAAAGTGGGGATGAAGCTGGAAGGCATTGACCCACTGCACCCCTCCATGTTCTGTGTGCTGACTGTTGctgag gTGATTGGTTATCGGCTCCGTCTCCATATTGATGGGTACTCAGAGTGCTATGACTTCTGGGTAAATGCTGACTCACCAGACATCAGACCAGCAGGATGGTGTAAAGACAACAACCACAAGCTCTACCCACCCAAAG GTCACAGTGAGACAGATTTTGATTGGCCGCTCTACCTTCAGTCCACCAGTTCTCATGCTGCTCCTCCGACCCTTTTCACCAGTCGCACTGCA aaCTGTGCATTCAAGGTGGGGATGAAATTGGAGGCAGTTGACAGGAAGAATCCTGGACTCGTCTGTGTTGCCTCGGTCACCGATGTCATTGATGACCACTTCCTGGTTCACTTTGACAACTGGGATGATACATATGACTACtg gtgtgacagcagcagtccGTACATCCATCCTGTGGGCTGGTGTGAACAACAGGGGCGACCTCTGACTGCTCCACAGG gtcATCCCAACCCAGAGAACTTCCTGTGGGAGGAATACCTGCAGGAAGTTGGTTCCATCGCTGCTCCCACTTCAGCCTTCACACTG AGAGCTGCACATGGTTTCCAGGTGAACCAAAAACTGGAGGCGGTCGACAGGAGGAATCCCATGTTAATCCGCGTTGCCACTGTAACAGATACAGAAGACTACAGGGTGAAG ATTCATTATGACGGCTGGTCACAGCAGTTTGATGTGTGGTGTGACAGTGACCTCTGTGATCTTCATCCTGTCGGCTGGTGTCAACGCACAGGACACCCACTGGAACCACCCCcag gttcctcccccctctcctccccctctcaggGTGTGTGTCCCACTCCAGGCTGCAGAGGAGTCGGACACATTAAAGGAGCCAAATACACTGGACACCACAG TGCCTTCGGCTGTCCGTACTCAGACATTAATATGCGTAAAGAGGTGGTGCTTCCTGATAGGTTTGGAGGAGAGAGAGTTATCACCCTCGTACCTGTCACCATATATCACCATAGCAACCAGTCAGACAG AACAAGTGTCCAGGTGAAGACAGAGCCTACAGACAAGACTCTGATGCTTCCGCTGGGGAAGAGaagactgacagacag ACTGTCCCAGCCAACCAAATTCCTGCGTGTCAAACGGGAAGAGGAGGAGTTTCACGTCAGAGCCCTCAGTCCAG caACAGCAGAGACCAGTCTGCAGGCCGCCCTCCACCAGTCTGTCTTCCTGTCGGCCATGTCGGCGCAGCCTGGCCGTGACCTGTCGCTCTGCTGGGAGCAACACCGCAAACTGCTGCCGGGCATCGCTGGAGTCCATGCCGACACAGTTCAACAGTGGAGCGTCCAGCAG gtgtcTGATTTCATCGAGTCTCTTCCCGGCTGTGAGGAACAGGCCAAGCAGTTCAGAGACGAG CAAATTGATGGACGGGCCTTCCTCCTACTCACCCAACGGGACATCGTGAGGATCATGTCAATCAAACTTGGCCCTGCCCTCAAAATTTACAACTCCATCCTGATGTTCAAACATGCCAAGGACAGGAGCCAATCACAAGCTCCGGACAGGAACCAATCAGACACTCAGGACAGGAGCCAATCACCTGCTCCGGATGGTAATCAATCTGACATACAGGATAAGAAGCAGTCATATGCCGAGGACAGGAGTCAATCACATACAGAGGATACCAACACTTGA
- the LOC124049672 gene encoding lethal(3)malignant brain tumor-like protein 4 isoform X2, whose translation MKNKVSSSQVSVKKRSWSWQQYLNEQKAEGAPLSLFTQSQSFPTRRTGFKVGMKLEGIDPLHPSMFCVLTVAEVIGYRLRLHIDGYSECYDFWVNADSPDIRPAGWCKDNNHKLYPPKGHSETDFDWPLYLQSTSSHAAPPTLFTSRTANCAFKVGMKLEAVDRKNPGLVCVASVTDVIDDHFLVHFDNWDDTYDYWCDSSSPYIHPVGWCEQQGRPLTAPQGHPNPENFLWEEYLQEVGSIAAPTSAFTLRAAHGFQVNQKLEAVDRRNPMLIRVATVTDTEDYRVKIHYDGWSQQFDVWCDSDLCDLHPVGWCQRTGHPLEPPPGSSPLSSPSQGVCPTPGCRGVGHIKGAKYTGHHSAFGCPYSDINMRKEVVLPDRFGGERVITLVPVTIYHHSNQSDRTSVQVKTEPTDKTLMLPLGKRRLTDRLSQPTKFLRVKREEEEFHVRALSPAETSLQAALHQSVFLSAMSAQPGRDLSLCWEQHRKLLPGIAGVHADTVQQWSVQQVSDFIESLPGCEEQAKQFRDEQIDGRAFLLLTQRDIVRIMSIKLGPALKIYNSILMFKHAKDRSQSQAPDRNQSDTQDRSQSPAPDGNQSDIQDKKQSYAEDRSQSHTEDTNT comes from the exons ATGAAGAACAAAGTCAGCAGCAGTCAAG TAAGTGTGAAGAAACGTTCCTGGTCCTGGCAGCAGTACTTGAATGAACAGAAAGCTGAAGGTGCCCCTCTGTCACTTTTTACACag tcccAGTCTTTTCCCACTAGGAGAACTGGCTTTAAAGTGGGGATGAAGCTGGAAGGCATTGACCCACTGCACCCCTCCATGTTCTGTGTGCTGACTGTTGctgag gTGATTGGTTATCGGCTCCGTCTCCATATTGATGGGTACTCAGAGTGCTATGACTTCTGGGTAAATGCTGACTCACCAGACATCAGACCAGCAGGATGGTGTAAAGACAACAACCACAAGCTCTACCCACCCAAAG GTCACAGTGAGACAGATTTTGATTGGCCGCTCTACCTTCAGTCCACCAGTTCTCATGCTGCTCCTCCGACCCTTTTCACCAGTCGCACTGCA aaCTGTGCATTCAAGGTGGGGATGAAATTGGAGGCAGTTGACAGGAAGAATCCTGGACTCGTCTGTGTTGCCTCGGTCACCGATGTCATTGATGACCACTTCCTGGTTCACTTTGACAACTGGGATGATACATATGACTACtg gtgtgacagcagcagtccGTACATCCATCCTGTGGGCTGGTGTGAACAACAGGGGCGACCTCTGACTGCTCCACAGG gtcATCCCAACCCAGAGAACTTCCTGTGGGAGGAATACCTGCAGGAAGTTGGTTCCATCGCTGCTCCCACTTCAGCCTTCACACTG AGAGCTGCACATGGTTTCCAGGTGAACCAAAAACTGGAGGCGGTCGACAGGAGGAATCCCATGTTAATCCGCGTTGCCACTGTAACAGATACAGAAGACTACAGGGTGAAG ATTCATTATGACGGCTGGTCACAGCAGTTTGATGTGTGGTGTGACAGTGACCTCTGTGATCTTCATCCTGTCGGCTGGTGTCAACGCACAGGACACCCACTGGAACCACCCCcag gttcctcccccctctcctccccctctcaggGTGTGTGTCCCACTCCAGGCTGCAGAGGAGTCGGACACATTAAAGGAGCCAAATACACTGGACACCACAG TGCCTTCGGCTGTCCGTACTCAGACATTAATATGCGTAAAGAGGTGGTGCTTCCTGATAGGTTTGGAGGAGAGAGAGTTATCACCCTCGTACCTGTCACCATATATCACCATAGCAACCAGTCAGACAG AACAAGTGTCCAGGTGAAGACAGAGCCTACAGACAAGACTCTGATGCTTCCGCTGGGGAAGAGaagactgacagacag ACTGTCCCAGCCAACCAAATTCCTGCGTGTCAAACGGGAAGAGGAGGAGTTTCACGTCAGAGCCCTCAGTCCAG CAGAGACCAGTCTGCAGGCCGCCCTCCACCAGTCTGTCTTCCTGTCGGCCATGTCGGCGCAGCCTGGCCGTGACCTGTCGCTCTGCTGGGAGCAACACCGCAAACTGCTGCCGGGCATCGCTGGAGTCCATGCCGACACAGTTCAACAGTGGAGCGTCCAGCAG gtgtcTGATTTCATCGAGTCTCTTCCCGGCTGTGAGGAACAGGCCAAGCAGTTCAGAGACGAG CAAATTGATGGACGGGCCTTCCTCCTACTCACCCAACGGGACATCGTGAGGATCATGTCAATCAAACTTGGCCCTGCCCTCAAAATTTACAACTCCATCCTGATGTTCAAACATGCCAAGGACAGGAGCCAATCACAAGCTCCGGACAGGAACCAATCAGACACTCAGGACAGGAGCCAATCACCTGCTCCGGATGGTAATCAATCTGACATACAGGATAAGAAGCAGTCATATGCCGAGGACAGGAGTCAATCACATACAGAGGATACCAACACTTGA